One window of Hymenobacter sp. BRD128 genomic DNA carries:
- a CDS encoding Ppx/GppA phosphatase family protein has product MEYQLTKLAAIDIGSNAVRCQISAVLFFQGRYRLKRVEYVRYPLRLGEDVFATGEIPARKADKFVKFLHSLKLLMEVHEVSHHLICATSAMRTAANGAAVAQRVKDELGLDIHVIDGQAEASYINRVIEHVLEDNRHYLHIDVGGGSTEFNIYHDRRKVAAQSFEIGSIRRMQQEESGRTVEEMNGLWQRMEVWVRENARRYHVTRAIGTGGNINKLYSMSTAAPNRPITRRSVQALLDRLGGLSMNERVNVAMLNPDRADVIVPAGHIYLAAMDWANVKNMIVPDIGLKDGMLQALFEQYFDEISPTVHPSILPVADVENGPIM; this is encoded by the coding sequence ATGGAGTATCAGCTGACCAAGCTCGCCGCCATCGATATTGGCTCCAATGCCGTGCGCTGCCAGATTTCGGCAGTTTTGTTCTTTCAGGGCCGCTACCGCCTCAAGCGCGTCGAGTACGTGCGCTACCCGCTGCGGCTGGGCGAAGACGTATTTGCCACCGGCGAGATTCCGGCCCGCAAGGCCGATAAGTTCGTCAAGTTTCTGCACTCGCTCAAGCTGCTGATGGAAGTGCACGAAGTGTCGCACCACCTCATCTGCGCCACCTCGGCCATGCGCACCGCCGCCAACGGCGCGGCCGTGGCTCAGCGCGTGAAAGACGAGCTAGGCCTTGATATCCACGTTATTGACGGCCAGGCCGAAGCCTCGTACATCAACCGCGTAATCGAGCACGTGCTCGAAGACAACCGCCACTACCTGCATATCGACGTGGGCGGCGGCAGCACCGAGTTCAACATCTACCACGACCGCCGCAAGGTGGCCGCGCAGTCGTTCGAAATCGGCTCCATCCGGCGCATGCAGCAGGAAGAAAGCGGCCGCACGGTAGAGGAAATGAACGGCCTGTGGCAGCGTATGGAAGTGTGGGTGCGCGAAAACGCCCGCCGCTACCACGTCACGCGCGCCATCGGCACCGGCGGCAACATCAACAAGCTCTACAGCATGTCGACGGCCGCCCCTAACCGGCCCATCACGCGGCGCAGCGTGCAGGCGCTGCTCGACCGCCTCGGTGGCCTGAGCATGAACGAGCGCGTGAACGTGGCCATGCTCAACCCCGACCGTGCCGACGTGATTGTGCCCGCCGGCCACATCTACCTCGCGGCTATGGACTGGGCCAACGTCAAGAATATGATAGTGCCCGACATCGGCCTGAAAGACGGCATGTTGCAGGCGCTGTTTGAGCAGTATTTCGATGAAATCAGCCCCACCGTGCACCCAAGTATTTTGCCGGTAGCCGATGTAGAGAATGGGCCGATAATGTGA
- the rhuM gene encoding virulence RhuM family protein, with the protein MSPATTDVLLYQSPDGQMQLDVQLDHDTVWLTQAQMSKLFETTKQNVSLHVRNLFKENELAAKAVIKESLTTAADGKSYRTNYYNLDVIISVGYRVKSKRGTSFRQWATQVLRQYLVQGYALNEKRLRESQRQLADLKRLVQLQAEVASSQELTADQSDALLRILGDYARALDVLDQYDHQRLRVARDTVAPAAAAGFELTYESALQAGDAGSQSH; encoded by the coding sequence ATGTCGCCCGCCACTACCGACGTTCTCCTTTATCAGTCGCCCGACGGGCAGATGCAGCTCGACGTGCAGCTCGACCACGATACCGTGTGGCTCACGCAGGCGCAGATGAGTAAGCTATTTGAGACTACCAAACAGAACGTTAGCCTGCACGTTCGTAATTTATTTAAGGAGAACGAACTAGCTGCAAAGGCAGTTATCAAGGAATCCTTGACAACTGCCGCCGATGGCAAGTCCTACCGCACTAACTACTACAACCTCGATGTCATTATCTCCGTCGGCTACCGCGTAAAGTCGAAGCGCGGCACCAGCTTTCGACAGTGGGCCACGCAGGTGCTGCGCCAATATCTCGTGCAAGGCTACGCTTTGAACGAGAAGCGCTTACGTGAAAGCCAGCGCCAGCTAGCCGACCTCAAGCGCCTCGTACAGCTGCAAGCCGAGGTGGCTAGCAGCCAAGAACTCACCGCCGACCAGTCGGACGCGCTGCTACGTATCCTGGGCGACTACGCCCGCGCCCTCGATGTGCTCGACCAGTATGACCACCAGCGCCTGCGCGTGGCCCGCGATACCGTGGCGCCGGCTGCCGCTGCCGGCTTCGAGCTAACTTACGAAAGCGCCCTGCAGGCAGGCGACGCTGGTAGTCAATCTCATTAA
- a CDS encoding AarF/ABC1/UbiB kinase family protein yields MLFKNTISNLTRIRQVAEVLLRYGFEDVVTTTPLRRLVSQSRRLRWLEEDQRPVFETTRWERIRLIIEELGPTFIKLAQALSNRADLLPQALIDEFEKLQSNVPPFPTEEARLLIEAELGRPLGEVFSEFDDVPLGSASIGQVHRARLHGGEEVVVKIQRPGVREKVEGDLRLLHELVRLTSTFLRNQGLANPQDVVDAFERSMTKELDYTSEARAMEQLRKLYENYTSFYIPKPYRELNTAKILVIEFVNGCKITDKAQLLAWGLSPEAVAETGMDIYLTQIFEFGFFHADPHPGNVLVRPDGTIVLIDFGMVGKLTKQQKYAFAGVFIGMARQDARSMALNFRRLSLTSDIPDMRAFEADLNLLIEDFSVLDVQDMSMSDLADSLQGIIYQYKLQVPGAVFLILRALVILEGIGKVLHPRFNTFEFVRPYGARILREQYSPENILTEAEYTGTQLLALLQTLPIDLRQIMRKISKGDLRVKVELSGYTSLLRKADQLVGRTILALLLLASILFAGLSLLGHYPAEMPYYRGLPVITWYSLGAGLFLLLLLTMPQRVRRE; encoded by the coding sequence GTGCTATTTAAAAATACGATATCCAACCTCACCCGGATTAGGCAGGTAGCCGAGGTGCTGTTGCGCTACGGCTTCGAAGACGTAGTGACGACTACGCCCCTGCGCCGCCTCGTGAGCCAGAGCCGCCGCCTGCGCTGGCTGGAAGAAGACCAGCGCCCGGTGTTTGAAACCACGCGCTGGGAGCGCATCCGCCTGATAATCGAAGAGCTAGGCCCCACTTTCATCAAGCTGGCCCAGGCTCTGAGCAACCGCGCCGACCTGCTGCCCCAGGCGCTCATCGACGAGTTTGAGAAGCTGCAAAGCAACGTGCCGCCCTTTCCGACGGAGGAGGCGCGCCTCCTTATCGAGGCCGAGCTGGGCCGCCCGCTCGGGGAGGTCTTCAGCGAGTTTGATGATGTGCCGCTCGGCTCGGCCAGCATCGGGCAGGTACACCGGGCGCGGCTGCACGGCGGCGAAGAGGTAGTAGTAAAGATTCAGCGGCCCGGCGTGCGCGAAAAAGTGGAGGGCGACCTGCGGCTGCTGCACGAGCTGGTGCGCCTCACCAGCACGTTTTTGCGCAACCAGGGCCTGGCCAACCCGCAGGACGTGGTGGACGCCTTCGAGCGCAGCATGACCAAGGAGCTGGATTACACCTCCGAGGCCCGCGCGATGGAGCAGCTGCGCAAGCTCTACGAGAATTACACCAGCTTTTATATTCCAAAGCCCTACCGCGAGCTGAACACGGCTAAAATCCTAGTTATTGAATTTGTAAATGGCTGTAAGATAACCGACAAAGCCCAGCTGCTGGCCTGGGGCCTGAGCCCCGAAGCCGTGGCCGAAACGGGCATGGATATTTACCTGACCCAGATATTCGAGTTCGGGTTTTTCCACGCCGACCCGCACCCCGGCAACGTGCTGGTGCGCCCCGATGGCACCATTGTGCTCATCGACTTCGGCATGGTGGGCAAGCTCACCAAGCAGCAGAAATACGCTTTCGCGGGCGTGTTTATCGGCATGGCCCGGCAGGATGCGCGCAGCATGGCGCTCAACTTCCGGCGCCTGTCGCTGACTAGCGACATCCCCGATATGCGCGCCTTCGAGGCCGACCTCAACCTGCTCATCGAAGACTTTTCGGTGCTCGACGTGCAGGATATGAGCATGAGCGACCTGGCCGACTCGCTGCAAGGTATTATTTATCAATACAAGCTGCAAGTGCCGGGCGCGGTGTTTCTCATTCTGCGGGCGCTGGTTATTCTCGAAGGCATCGGCAAGGTGCTGCACCCGCGCTTTAACACCTTCGAGTTTGTGCGGCCCTACGGCGCCCGCATTCTCAGGGAGCAATACTCACCCGAGAATATCCTTACCGAGGCCGAGTATACGGGCACGCAACTGCTGGCCCTGCTCCAGACGCTGCCCATCGACCTGCGCCAGATAATGCGCAAAATCAGCAAGGGCGACCTGCGCGTGAAGGTGGAGCTGAGCGGCTACACCAGCCTGCTGCGCAAGGCCGACCAGCTCGTGGGCCGCACCATCCTGGCGCTGCTGCTGCTGGCCAGCATCCTGTTTGCGGGTCTGAGTTTGCTAGGGCACTACCCGGCCGAAATGCCGTACTACCGGGGGCTGCCCGTCATTACGTGGTACAGCCTGGGGGCGGGCCTGTTTTTATTGCTGCTGCTGACCATGCCGCAGCGCGTGCGGCGCGAGTAA
- a CDS encoding BamA/TamA family outer membrane protein: MYFTFWQQVLRYTGSLVAMCLLAHLGFAQVVPPPGLPPADASLPLDVADVLHRVNHRIPAHDSLGLQRGHHMLLLVPVVGYSQQTSGVAELALDIAFQRPGANVSTVVGTAQYTLKDQLIFMVTPSLWLPENTWNFVADWRVMRYPQSTYGLGMYTSTTGGVVSMDYKYLRLYQTAFRRVAPAWYVGLGYQLDDHWDIVSRNSRREVASISRYSYGVSNRSLSSGPVVSVLHDNRGNAINPQGGYFFNALYRPNFKALGSDTNYQTLLLEGRLYLHPSPYSSNILALWSYNNFTLNGNPPFLDLPATGWDMYGNTGRGFIQGRFRGKNFMYGEAEYRFGITRNHLLGGVVFANAQSVTELSVTHGRVQDGTFEKVVPAVGGGLRINLNKASRTNLAIDYGFGFDGSHGISLNLGEVF; this comes from the coding sequence GTGTACTTTACTTTCTGGCAGCAGGTGCTGCGTTATACGGGCAGCTTGGTGGCTATGTGCCTGCTGGCTCACCTCGGCTTTGCCCAGGTAGTGCCCCCGCCCGGCCTGCCCCCGGCCGACGCTTCCCTCCCGCTCGACGTGGCCGACGTGCTGCATCGCGTCAACCACCGCATTCCGGCCCACGACTCGCTGGGTTTGCAGCGCGGCCACCACATGCTGCTGCTGGTACCGGTGGTGGGCTACTCGCAGCAAACCAGCGGCGTGGCCGAGCTGGCGCTCGATATAGCGTTTCAGCGGCCGGGAGCTAACGTATCGACCGTGGTCGGCACGGCCCAGTATACACTCAAAGACCAGCTGATTTTTATGGTGACGCCCTCGCTGTGGCTGCCCGAAAACACCTGGAATTTTGTGGCCGACTGGCGCGTCATGCGCTATCCGCAGAGCACCTACGGCCTGGGGATGTATACCAGCACCACCGGCGGCGTGGTGTCGATGGACTATAAATACCTGCGCCTTTACCAAACGGCTTTCCGGCGGGTGGCCCCGGCCTGGTACGTGGGCCTGGGCTACCAGCTCGATGACCACTGGGATATCGTGAGCCGCAATAGTCGCCGCGAGGTGGCCAGCATCTCGCGCTACAGCTACGGCGTGTCGAACCGCTCCCTTTCATCGGGCCCGGTTGTCAGCGTGCTGCACGACAACCGGGGCAACGCCATTAACCCGCAGGGGGGCTATTTTTTCAATGCCCTGTACCGGCCCAATTTCAAAGCGCTGGGCAGCGATACCAACTACCAGACGCTGCTGCTCGAAGGCCGGCTGTACCTGCACCCCTCGCCCTACTCCAGCAATATCCTGGCGCTGTGGTCCTACAACAACTTCACCCTCAACGGCAACCCGCCTTTCCTCGACCTGCCCGCCACCGGCTGGGATATGTATGGCAACACCGGCCGGGGCTTTATCCAGGGCCGCTTTCGGGGCAAGAATTTCATGTACGGCGAGGCCGAGTACCGCTTCGGCATCACCCGCAACCACCTGCTCGGCGGCGTGGTATTTGCCAATGCCCAGAGCGTAACCGAGCTCAGCGTGACCCACGGCCGGGTGCAGGATGGCACCTTCGAAAAGGTAGTGCCCGCCGTGGGCGGCGGCCTGCGCATCAACCTCAACAAAGCCTCGCGCACCAACCTGGCCATCGACTATGGCTTTGGCTTCGACGGCTCGCACGGCATCTCGCTGAATCTGGGCGAGGTATTTTAG
- a CDS encoding thioesterase family protein, which translates to MTHSQTYTVRWAELDPNGHMRHSAYADFAADQRVHWLASLGFDVKKFAELRLGPILFREETKYLKELHGGEQITVAGRVTAGTPDGARWTIEHTISKADGRVAAVVTVDGAWLDLDRRKLTVPPAELAQALAV; encoded by the coding sequence ATGACTCATAGCCAAACGTATACCGTGCGCTGGGCCGAGCTCGACCCCAACGGCCACATGCGCCACTCGGCCTACGCCGACTTTGCCGCCGACCAGCGCGTGCACTGGCTGGCTAGCCTGGGCTTCGACGTAAAGAAATTTGCCGAGCTGCGGCTGGGCCCCATTCTCTTCCGCGAAGAAACCAAGTACCTCAAAGAGCTGCACGGCGGCGAGCAGATAACCGTAGCTGGCCGCGTAACCGCCGGCACGCCCGACGGTGCCCGCTGGACCATCGAGCACACCATCAGCAAGGCCGATGGCCGGGTGGCCGCCGTCGTGACCGTCGATGGCGCCTGGCTCGACCTCGACCGCCGCAAGCTCACCGTACCGCCCGCCGAACTGGCGCAGGCGCTGGCCGTGTAG
- the ppk1 gene encoding polyphosphate kinase 1: MKLFKSADLIRKSKYISRDLSWLRFNYRVLDQAKDPGRSLFDKLRFLSITSSNLDEFFMIRVGSLYNYLDYGKERVDYSGLRELPFRRKLLDFAHRFVNDQSLTYLNELKPQFEKNGFSIKRVEELTEIELKKVEGYFKNTVFPLLTPMVYDSYHGFPLIINQVLTFGVVTREAGLASAAPLPAAPDVEKGQERLTFVQIPQNLTRFFEITRKDRVVFVPIEEIVRANLPKLFRNVDILSADLFRITRNGDFTLEESEDIDSNFIKEIQTGLKTRKRGRVVRVEVEPDASPYLMNILRERWNIDNGNIFVIPILLDLKGLNQILRYPSFRGKGAKLPAPVQPQSLPEGAEENMFEYLKHHDVLLHHPYNSIETVVRLLERAAEDPQVLGIKQTIYRLAEDSRVTAALLKAAENGKHVSVLFEVKARFDEERNIREGARLEKAGCFVIYGVGKYKTHTKMLMIIRKEGEKVTRYVHIGSGNYNEQTSRLYTDLSMLTTNDTYGHDVSEFFNVITGHSQPDDYEYLITAPRDMRQQLIHLVREEAKNAKKGLASGIVMKMNSLEDRELIDEFYKASKAGVPIRFIVRGICCLRPGRPGLSENIEVKSIVGEYLEHARLFYFHHGGEARLYAGSADAMVRSFDRRIEALFLITNPQLRREAINILQLNLLDTQNSYLMREDGAYICQRPAPGEPALNIHREFYRRPDEAQLAQATPEGLLALLHDQTAQRRQLAAAEADAAEAASIIPEVEEGADDFGQGEALMEIEVEHETDIAATVVDEG, from the coding sequence ATGAAGCTCTTTAAGTCTGCCGACCTTATCCGCAAAAGCAAGTATATCAGCCGTGACCTGAGCTGGCTGCGCTTCAACTACCGGGTGCTCGACCAGGCCAAGGACCCTGGCCGCTCGCTGTTTGATAAACTACGATTCTTGAGCATTACCAGCTCGAATCTAGACGAGTTTTTCATGATTCGCGTGGGCTCGCTGTATAATTACCTCGACTATGGCAAGGAGCGCGTCGATTACTCGGGCCTGCGCGAGCTGCCCTTTCGGCGTAAGCTGCTCGACTTTGCGCACCGCTTCGTCAATGACCAGTCGCTCACGTACCTGAACGAGCTGAAGCCGCAGTTTGAAAAGAACGGCTTCAGCATCAAGCGGGTAGAGGAGCTGACCGAGATTGAGCTGAAAAAGGTAGAAGGCTACTTCAAAAACACCGTTTTTCCGCTGCTCACGCCGATGGTCTACGACTCGTACCACGGCTTTCCGCTCATCATCAACCAGGTGCTGACGTTTGGGGTGGTAACGCGCGAGGCGGGGCTAGCCAGCGCCGCGCCGCTGCCCGCTGCGCCCGACGTGGAGAAGGGCCAGGAGCGCCTCACCTTCGTGCAGATTCCGCAAAACCTGACGCGCTTCTTTGAAATCACGCGCAAAGACCGGGTGGTATTTGTGCCCATCGAGGAAATCGTGCGGGCCAACCTGCCCAAGCTCTTCCGCAACGTCGATATTCTGTCGGCCGACCTGTTTCGCATTACCCGCAACGGCGACTTCACGCTGGAAGAATCGGAGGACATCGACAGCAACTTTATCAAGGAAATCCAGACCGGCCTCAAAACCCGCAAGCGCGGCCGGGTGGTGCGCGTGGAGGTCGAGCCCGACGCCTCGCCCTACCTGATGAACATCCTGCGCGAGCGCTGGAACATCGACAACGGCAACATTTTTGTCATTCCCATTCTGCTTGATTTAAAAGGGCTTAACCAGATTTTGCGTTACCCCAGCTTCCGGGGTAAGGGTGCCAAGCTGCCCGCGCCGGTGCAGCCCCAGAGCCTGCCCGAGGGCGCCGAGGAGAATATGTTTGAGTATCTCAAGCACCACGATGTGCTGCTGCACCACCCCTACAACAGCATCGAAACCGTGGTGCGCCTGCTGGAGCGCGCCGCCGAAGACCCGCAGGTGCTGGGTATTAAGCAGACGATTTATCGGCTAGCCGAAGACTCGCGCGTGACGGCCGCCCTGCTCAAGGCCGCCGAGAACGGCAAGCACGTGTCGGTGCTGTTTGAGGTCAAGGCGCGCTTCGATGAGGAGCGCAACATTCGGGAGGGTGCGCGGCTCGAAAAGGCCGGCTGCTTCGTCATCTACGGCGTGGGTAAGTACAAGACGCACACCAAGATGCTGATGATTATCCGTAAGGAAGGCGAGAAGGTGACGCGCTACGTGCACATCGGCTCGGGTAACTACAACGAGCAAACCTCGCGCCTCTACACCGACCTGAGTATGCTGACGACCAACGACACGTATGGCCACGACGTGTCGGAGTTTTTCAACGTTATCACCGGCCACTCGCAGCCCGACGACTACGAGTACCTCATCACGGCCCCGCGCGACATGCGCCAGCAGCTCATTCACTTGGTGCGCGAGGAAGCCAAAAATGCCAAGAAAGGGCTAGCCAGCGGCATCGTGATGAAGATGAATTCGCTGGAGGACCGGGAGCTGATTGACGAGTTTTACAAGGCCAGCAAGGCCGGCGTGCCCATCCGGTTTATTGTGCGCGGCATTTGCTGCCTGCGGCCGGGCCGGCCGGGCCTGAGCGAAAACATTGAGGTGAAAAGCATCGTGGGCGAGTACCTGGAGCACGCCCGCCTGTTCTACTTCCACCACGGCGGCGAAGCGCGGCTCTACGCTGGCTCGGCCGACGCGATGGTGCGCTCCTTCGACCGCCGCATCGAGGCGCTGTTTCTGATTACCAACCCACAGCTGCGCCGTGAGGCCATTAACATCTTGCAGCTCAACCTGCTGGATACGCAGAACAGCTACCTCATGCGCGAGGATGGTGCCTACATCTGCCAGCGCCCCGCGCCCGGCGAGCCGGCCCTGAACATCCACCGCGAATTTTACCGCCGCCCCGACGAGGCGCAGCTGGCCCAGGCCACGCCCGAGGGCCTGCTAGCCCTGCTGCATGACCAAACTGCCCAGCGCCGCCAGCTAGCCGCCGCCGAAGCTGACGCGGCCGAAGCCGCCTCCATTATTCCGGAAGTGGAGGAGGGCGCCGACGATTTTGGCCAGGGTGAGGCGCTGATGGAAATTGAAGTAGAACACGAAACCGACATCGCCGCCACGGTGGTGGATGAAGGCTAG
- a CDS encoding DinB family protein, with protein sequence MNNRLHLLIEQLDRATEQALASAEALGPRAYVHPVPGQWAAAQVIHHLLTAEKNIAGALRHALTTDHSKWQLASLKHKVRALLLRLALRGPGLRFKVPPTLPPPPDPTTLAPLPQLRAEWAAVRRQLEQVLHEFPGTKLNHTVFRHPRAGWLTVSQTLASILDHTLHHQQQLNRISKVLK encoded by the coding sequence ATGAACAATCGCTTACACTTACTTATTGAGCAGCTCGACCGGGCCACCGAGCAGGCCCTGGCCTCGGCCGAGGCGCTGGGACCGCGTGCCTACGTGCACCCCGTGCCGGGGCAGTGGGCGGCGGCGCAGGTTATCCATCACCTGCTCACGGCCGAAAAAAACATTGCCGGCGCCCTGCGCCACGCGCTCACCACCGACCACAGCAAGTGGCAGCTAGCCTCGCTCAAGCACAAGGTGCGCGCCCTGCTGCTGCGGCTGGCGCTGCGCGGGCCGGGCCTGCGGTTTAAGGTGCCGCCCACGCTGCCGCCGCCGCCCGACCCTACTACCCTCGCGCCGCTGCCCCAGCTGCGCGCCGAGTGGGCGGCCGTGCGCCGGCAGCTCGAACAGGTGCTGCACGAGTTTCCGGGTACCAAGCTCAACCACACGGTGTTCCGACACCCGCGCGCCGGCTGGCTCACGGTAAGCCAAACGCTAGCCTCCATCCTCGACCACACGCTGCACCACCAACAGCAGCTCAACCGCATCAGCAAGGTACTGAAGTGA